The following proteins are co-located in the Callithrix jacchus isolate 240 chromosome 10, calJac240_pri, whole genome shotgun sequence genome:
- the RIC8A gene encoding chaperone Ric-8A isoform X6, protein MTPSRRTGRWVLARGVKGQGRVAPGRGTWWSRSSPCPQRLAELLVSVLEQGLPPSHRVTWLQSVRILSRDRNCWDPFTSRQSMQALATHAGISVSEGSVPESADMDVVLESLKCLCNLVLSSPVAQTLAAEARLVVKLTERVGLYRVRTFPHDVQFFDLRLLFLLTALRTDVRQQLFQELKGVSLLTDTLELTLGVTPEGNPPKLLPSQETERAMEILKVLFNITLDSIKGEVDEEDAALYQHLGVLLRHCVMITTAGDRTEEFHGHAVNLLGNLPLKCLDVLLTLEPHEDSVEFMGVNMDVIRALLIFLEKRLHQTHRLKESVAPVLNVLTECARMHRPARKFLKAQVLPPLRDVRTRPEVGEMLRNKLVRLMTHLDTDVKRVAAEFLFVLCSESVPRFIKYTGYGNAAGLLAARGLMAGGRPEGQYSEDEDTDTDEYKEAKASINPVTGRVEEKPPNPMEGMTEEQKEHEAMKLVTMFDRLSRNRVIQPMGMSPRGHLTSLQDAMCETMEEQLSSDPDSDPD, encoded by the exons ATGACACCCAGCAGGCGGACCGGAAGGTGGGTGCTGGCCCGAGGGGTAAAGGGGCAGGGACGGGTGGCCCCAGgaagagggacctggtggagCCGCTCTTCTCCTTGCCCACAGAGACTGGCGGAGCTGCTGGTCTCCGTCCTGGAACAGGGCTTGCCACCCTCCCACCGTGTCACCTGGCTGCAGAGTGTCCGAATCCTGTCCCGGGACCGCAACTGCTGGGACCCGTTCACCAGCCGCCAGAGCATGCAGGCACTGGCCACCCATGCTGGCATCTCTGTCTCCGAGGGCTCCGTCCCTGAGTCCGCAGACATGGATGTTGTTCTGGAGTCCCTCAAGTGCCTGTGCAACCTCGTGCTCAGCAGCCCTGTGGCACAGACGCTGGCAGCGGAGGCCCGCCTAGTGGTGAAGCTCACAGAGCGCGTGGGGCTGTACCGAGTGAGGACCTTCCCGCACGACGTCCAGTTCTTTGACTTGCGGCTCCTCTTCCTGCTGACTGCACTCCGCACCGATGTGCGCCAGCAGCTGTTTCAGGAACTGAAAGGAGTGAGTCTGCTGACGGACACGCTGGAACTGACGCTGGGGGTGACTCCCGAAGGGAACCCACCCAAGCTCCTTCCTTCCCAAGAGACTGAGCGGGCCATGGAGATCCTCAAAGTGCTCTTCAACATCACCCTCGACTCCATCAAGGGGGAGGTGGACGAG GAAGATGCTGCCCTTTACCAGCACCTGGGGGTCCTTCTCCGGCACTGTGTGATGATTACTACTGCTGGAGACCGCACAGAGGAGTTCCACGG CCATGCAGTGAACCTCTTGGGGAACTTGCCCCTCAAGTGTCTGGATGTTCTCCTCACCCTGGAGCCACACGAAGACTCCGTGGAGTTCATGGGAGTGAATATGGATGTGATTCGTGCCCTCCTCATCTTCCTAGAGAAGCGTTTGCACCAG ACACACAGGCTGAAAGAGAGCGTAGCTCCTGTGCTAAACGTGCTGACTGAGTGTGCCCGGATGCACCGCCCAGCCAGGAAGTTCCTGAAGGCCCAG GTGCTGCCCCCTCTGCGGGATGTGAGGACACGGCCCGAGGTTGGGGAGATGCTTCGGAACAAGCTTGTCCGCCTCATGACGCACCTGGACACAGACGTGAAGAGGGTGGCTGCCGAGTTCTTGTTTGTCCTGTGCTCTGAGAGTG TGCCCCGATTTATCAAGTACACGGGCTATGGGAATGCTGCTGGCCTTCTGGCTGCCAGGGGCCTCATGGCGGGAGGCCGGCCCGAGGGCCAGTACTCAgaagatgaggacacagacacagatgaGTACAAGGAAGCAAAGGCCAG CATAAACCCGGTGACCGGGAGGGTGGAGGAGAAGCCGCCTAACCCTATGGAGGGCATGACGGAGGAACAGAAGGAGCATGAGGCCATGAAGCTGGTGACCATGTTTGACAGGCTCTCCAG GAACAGAGTCATCCAGCCAATGGGGATGAGTCCTCGGGGTCACCTTACGTCCCTGCAGGACGCCATGTGCGAGACTATGGAGGAGCAGCTCTCCTCGGACCCTGACTCAGACCCTGACTGA